DNA from Pseudorca crassidens isolate mPseCra1 chromosome Y, mPseCra1.hap1, whole genome shotgun sequence:
TACACAGTATAGTCTGGCTAAGTTACATGTGGTTTCCATAATAGCTTTTTCAAAAGGATGACTTTGCTGTGAAGCGGATTCAGTTGCCCCACCAGTCAACCCCCTGAGAACTGCAATTTCCTCCGTATCCATCACTACTGTAGAAGCCTCCATAGCCACCTATCAAGAAATGTTAAAACAGACAAATTAGGTCAGCCATTTTAAGTAtcttttctcttgcttctcaACTACTTTAATATAAGCCTAATAAAAAAGGATGAACTCTTAGTGTTGGTTTTTGTGTTCTCTGAAATAAAATTTCTCCAATAAATTACACTTTGAAAAACAAGGAGAGGGCAGGGAGAAAGCCcttgccaaaaaataaaaggggaaaaaaattaacattaccTCCACCAAATCCTCTGCTGCTGCCATGACCACCTCCACCACTGCGGCTGCTGCTTGCATTACTACTAAAGCTAGAACTGCCAGAACCGCTACTTTGTCGATAGTCTCGGGCACCAAATCCTCCACTGAATCTGTTATTACAAGGAAAAAGATTATGTGGTGGTTTTACAAATacaaaattgaattaaaatgacAGTTCCCACGCCTAAACTTCCCAATTCTCAGTTTCAACTCAACTTCCTCTGATAGTGGTTCTGACATCTAACTACTCCATGTCAACCTTTCTAAAAATATCCCATGCCCAAAGTATGTAAGTAGTGGTAGTGTTTTAGTTATTAAACCTTGGACATAACTTCTTGCCCCAAACAAGTAATATTAATAATGAAGGTTCAAAACAATCTGTACCTCTTAGAACGCCCACGATTGCTACCCTTATACTGGTGTTCATAAGCCATATTTTCTAACCAAGATGGCACTTCTTGTTTAGCTTCAACAAGAAGATCCAACAAATCCTTtgtgatatttatatttctttcattgAAAAATGACGTGGCAAGACCTACAAGAGTCCAAAAAAAGTACAATAAGTCTAGGCTTCCATAATCATATAGAACATTAATTACaacacaaaaatattataatttgcaatataatcaaattacaaactaaaacaaaaacttctAGATGTCTAACATCTGATGTCAGCTTTCCCTTTAAAGTAATGTTCTAATGTTTAAATCTCTGTGTTAAACCATCAAGCAACTGAACACTTTACCAAGGTTTCCTACACGTCCTGTACGGCCAATCCGATGTACATACTCCTCAATATCACTTGGCAAATTAAAATTGATAACATGTTTCACATTTGAAATGTCTAGTCCTCTTGCTGCcacctaaaaaaataatttttgttaaaatacagCAATACTCAAACACgtttaactgaaaataaaattaaaatatacacacagcgGTAGCCACTAGAATCGGGCTTTTTCCTGAGCGGAACTGGTGAAGGGCTTCCTCTCTATCTCTCTGTGATCGGTCCCCATGGATACTGGTACAAGCATATCCTTCATGGTATAAGAAATCCTCCAGAGAATCAGCACCCTTTTTGGTCTCCACAAAAACTAAAGTCAGTGAATTCTTccctgaaaaattatataaaatgttttctttattaatagCAACTTTGCATCACAAGTATTAACTGGTTTGTTAGTTCTCTTTGCACTCAGTAAGGATGCACATGgagataattaaaaataagctTGGTTTTAATGATttgaaaagtgggcaaaggaaggGTAGGGTACAGGCTCAAGAAATCCAAACAGAGTCTCTTCTTTATACCTAAcaatattattattcataattttaCCTGTTGCATTTAAGAGGTCAAGCAGAAATGACCGTTTATCTGACTCTTCTACCCAAACTACTTTCTGTGTGATGTTCTCAGAGGTAGAGCCAACTCTACCTACGGCCAGAAATATATATTCATCCAAGAAATCACGAGCAAGCATCTGGAAGAGGGAAGAAGGCGTCATTTTCTACTTTGTTGAAAACTGTCTGTTAATTTATCACTTACAAACacaaatattctaaaaaaaaagaactacctgAATTTCCTTAGGAAAAGTAGCACTAAACATCATGGTGTGGCGGACACCCTTGGGTGGCATAGTATCTTCTTCAACTATACGACGTATTTGAGGTTCGAACCCCATATCCAGCATCCTATCAGCTTCATCCAACACTAAGTATCTGTTACGAAAAAGACTCAGTTAAGAATTTGATGAGAAACTGTTGACTATAGTTGTGTATGTAATTAATTACGctaatatagtcattttaacattCTAGCTTCATAATTTAATACATGTGAAACACAGATAGAACACATAACCAAATTAGCTGTTATTTGATTCTGTTCCAATGAATCACACAGGTTAACTCTAATACTAATAAAATACTACGAAACTGACACTCACTAACGTAAACATTAGTTAcaaaccatatataaaaattcactTACTTGCAGAAATCTAACCCAATCTTTCCTCTTTCCATCATATCCACCAGGCGACCTGGAGTGGCGACTAACAAGTGACATCCACGTTCTAAGTCTCGAATCTGCTGACCAATATCAGCACCACCATATACCACACAAGGACGAACTCGAGACCGGTATGAAAACTACAAGCaataatttattgtttataaaaacaTCACTAGAATCAATGAAAAAGGCAATAATCAGTAAAAATGCATATTTACTTTTCTGGCTTCCTCATAGATCTGTACAGCCAATTCTCTAGTTGGGGCTAAAACCAAGGAGATTGGATATTGTTTACGGCGTCCATACCTTCCATTTTCCTAAGAAGTAAGGACAATTTATACATTAAGCTCAAAGACTCAAaacttttttattcatttctgaagTTCATGACAGCAAAATCCCCTCCGTAATTTAAGGATTACACCCAAACAGGTGTTTTCCTTGAGTAAATagattgaaaaggaaataaagtatgTTTGGCTTCATTTAGAAAGAACGGTGCCAACAGATATCTACAAAAATTTTTCTAAgcaaaaactatttattttataaaggaacGGAATCTTTACCTTCACAGCCTTCAAAGCTTCGCCTGGACCATCTGTATAAATTTGACTCAAGATGGGCAAAAGGAATGCTGCAGTTTTTCCAGACCCTGTTAGAAAATACTGCCTTATTACATTTGAATAGTAATTAAAGTATTCTAAATGCCCttttagtgaa
Protein-coding regions in this window:
- the LOC137217807 gene encoding ATP-dependent RNA helicase DDX3X-like, whose translation is MSHVPVNERGLDQQFSGLDLNSPDNRSGGGSTASKGRYIPPHLRNREASKGFYDKDSSEWSCSKDKDAYSSFGSRDSRGKSSYFSDRGSGSRGRFDDRERNDGIGSRGDRTGFGKFERSGRSRWCHKSDEDDWSKPLPPSERLEQELFSGGNTGINFEKYDDIPVEATGNNCPPHIESFSDVEMGEIIMGNIELTHYTRPTPVQKHAIPIIKGKRDLMACAQTGSGKTAAFLLPILSQIYTDGPGEALKAVKENGRYGRRKQYPISLVLAPTRELAVQIYEEARKFSYRSRVRPCVVYGGADIGQQIRDLERGCHLLVATPGRLVDMMERGKIGLDFCKYLVLDEADRMLDMGFEPQIRRIVEEDTMPPKGVRHTMMFSATFPKEIQMLARDFLDEYIFLAVGRVGSTSENITQKVVWVEESDKRSFLLDLLNATGKNSLTLVFVETKKGADSLEDFLYHEGYACTSIHGDRSQRDREEALHQFRSGKSPILVATAVAARGLDISNVKHVINFNLPSDIEEYVHRIGRTGRVGNLGLATSFFNERNINITKDLLDLLVEAKQEVPSWLENMAYEHQYKGSNRGRSKRFSGGFGARDYRQSSGSGSSSFSSNASSSRSGGGGHGSSRGFGGGGYGGFYSSDGYGGNCSSQGVDWWGN